A stretch of Eleutherodactylus coqui strain aEleCoq1 chromosome 2, aEleCoq1.hap1, whole genome shotgun sequence DNA encodes these proteins:
- the LOC136610356 gene encoding olfactory receptor 10A7-like, whose protein sequence is MHSGQTDYWVFTFLDPRYKENPSTLIFEEERSTRVMQYHKALVEKLILKFPSDNASGKGRISVGQLAVEVRGSSSMSSTGRRTLSKAFASFMAPQPDCVTTSQSRLSEMVREYIADRTNVLSDPSAPYNYWVSKLDTWHEFALYALEVSACPASSILSERVFMLLGGSSRISTDNITAVTEFFLLGFQSSQCLKSSLLCLFLVIYCVTLCGNLLIITLVSTNKTLHTPMYYFLTQLSISDILVSTNIVPNLLHILRYNGGTIHFIDCITQLYFLCGPVVFECFLLTVMSYDRYVAICNPLHYSTVMTSTYCVKLSITCWLFGFSTVLIYVVKIGKLFFCGPNIIDHLFCDIVPLLELSCSNTSIIHLEMAVLSIPLVFFPVTIIVVSYTCIVSAILRIPSSIGRHKAFSTCSSHLIVVSIFFWTMFSVYVVPAKGQSPTVNKILSLLYTVFTPLVNPIIYALRNKDISKSIRETLHKCMVY, encoded by the exons atgcattctggccaaacggattactgggtgttcacctttCTTGACCCGCGGTATAAGGAAAACCCTTCCACTCTCATTTTTGAAGAGGAAAgaagtacgagagtgatgcaataccacaaggccctggtggaaaagctgatattaaagttcccatctgacaacgctagcggtaaaGGACGtatttcagtgggccaactagcagtggaggtgcggggatcaagcagcatgtccagcacaggcaggagaacactctccaaggcctttgccagttttatggctccccagccagactgtgtcaccacttcccaaTCTAGGCTGAgtgagatggtgagggagtacatagctgaccgtaccaacgtcctcagtgatccctctgctccatacaactattgggtgtcaaagctggacacgtggcacgaatttgcgctgtacgccttggaggtgtcGGCCTGCCCTGCTTCTAgcatcttatcagagagggtgtttatgctgctggggggatcatcacggataagt ACGGACAATATAACTGCCGTCACTGAGTTCTTCCTTTTAGGATTTCAAAGCAGCCAATGTTTAAAAAGTTCCTTGCTCTGTCTTTTCCTGGTGATTTACTGTGTGACACTATGCGGGAACCTCCTGATCATCACCCTAGTGTCCACCAACAAGACCCTCCACACTCCAATGTACTACTTTCTCACTCAACTGTCCATCAGTGACATCTTGGTCTCCACAAATATTGTCCCTAACTTGCTTCACATTTTACGATATAATGGTGGAACCATTCACTTTATTGACTGTATCACTCAGTTGTATTTTTTGTGTGGCCCAGTAGTATTTGAATGTTTTCTTCTCACAGTGATGTCTTATGACAGATATGTGGCCATCTGTAATCCCCTACATTACTCAACTGTCATGACAAGTACATATTGTGTGAAATTGTCCATAACCTGTTGGCTGTTTGGATTTTCTACTGTTTTGATTTACGTCGTAAAAATTGGAAAGCTATTTTTCTGTGGTCCGAATATCATTGACCATTTATTCTGTGACATTGTCCCATTACTAGAGCTTTCCTGTTCAAACACTTCTATTATCCATTTGGAGATGGCTGTACTAAGTATTCcacttgttttttttccagtCACAATCATTGTTGTGTCTTATACTTGTATTGTTTCGGCAATCTTAAGGATCCCATCGAGTATCGGTAGAcataaagccttctccacctgtagCTCCCACCTCATTGTGGTGTCTATATTCTTTTGGACTATGTTCAGTGTTTATGTTGTCCCAGCAAAAGGACAAAGTCCCACTGTGAATAAAATCTTATCccttttatatactgtatttacTCCTTTGGTCAACCCTATTATATATGCTCTGAGAAATAAAGACATTAGTAAATCCATACGGGAAACACTTCATAAGTGTATGGTCTATTAA